In Lemur catta isolate mLemCat1 chromosome 1, mLemCat1.pri, whole genome shotgun sequence, one DNA window encodes the following:
- the LOC123635417 gene encoding CD209 antigen-like protein 2 isoform X2 codes for MSDSKELGLLGDLGSHQTPGCRSSAGCLGRGPLVLLFLAFMLLAVLLVTIVIQVSKLPSSLGQEQSRQEAIYQELTRLKAGPCEFPERSRQEKIHQELTQLKDAVDHLCRPCPWDWTFFQGNCYFFSNSQRSWHDSITACQEVGAQLVVIKGEEEQNFLQLQSSGRNRFSWIGMSDLTHEGTWQWVDGSPLPPRGFAASPSIGTAGSPTTSGRKTVWKYSARAGTTTDAILPNSGSAKSLPPLAPGRKGGFLPQPLLPQPSLLKSRMFPTCKAGFLLPYPGP; via the exons ATGAGTGACTCTAAAGAGCTGGGGCTCCTgg GAGACTTAGGATCACACCAGACTCCTGGATGCAGAAGCTCTGCAG GGTGTCTGGGCCGTGGCCCCCTGGTGCTGCTGTTTCTGGCCTTCATGCTCCTTGCTGTGCTTCTGGTGACCATTGTCATCCAAG TCTCCAAGCTTCCCAGCTCCCTGGGGCAAGAGCAATCCAGGCAGGAGGCGATCTACCAGGAACTGACCCGGCTGAAGGCTGGACCCTGTGAGTTTCCAGAAAGGTCCAGGCAGGAGAAGATCCACCAGGAACTGACCCAGCTGAAGGATGCAGTCG ACCACCTGTGTCGCCCCTGTCCCTGGGACTGGACATTCTTCCAAGGAAACTGTTACTTCTTCTCCAACTCCCAACGGAGCTGGCACGACTCCATCACCGCCtgccaggaggtgggggcccagcTGGTTGTCATCAAAGGCGAGGAGGAGCAG AACTTCCTACAGCTGCAGAGTTCCGGGAGGAACCGCTTCTCCTGGATTGGGATGTCAGACCTGACTCATGAAGGGACGTGGCAGTGGGTGGATGGTTCGCCTCTGCCGCCCAG GGGCTTTGCAGCTTCACCAAGCATTGGAACAGCGGGGAGCCCAACAACATCGGGGAGGAAGACTGTGTGGAAATATTCAGCCAGGGCTGGAACGACCACAGATGCGATACTGCCAAATTCTGGATCTGCAAAAAGTCTGCCGCCTCTTGCTCCAGGGAGGAAGGGCGGgttccttcctcagcccctgctgccccaACCCAGTCTGCTGAAGAGTAGAATGTTCCCCACTTGTAAGGCAGGGTTCCTCCTCCCCTACCCCGGACCTTAA
- the LOC123635417 gene encoding CD209 antigen-like protein 2 isoform X1, whose amino-acid sequence MSDSKELGLLEEERLTGSSSAFFAGDLGSHQTPGCRSSAGCLGRGPLVLLFLAFMLLAVLLVTIVIQVSKLPSSLGQEQSRQEAIYQELTRLKAGPCEFPERSRQEKIHQELTQLKDAVDHLCRPCPWDWTFFQGNCYFFSNSQRSWHDSITACQEVGAQLVVIKGEEEQNFLQLQSSGRNRFSWIGMSDLTHEGTWQWVDGSPLPPRGFAASPSIGTAGSPTTSGRKTVWKYSARAGTTTDAILPNSGSAKSLPPLAPGRKGGFLPQPLLPQPSLLKSRMFPTCKAGFLLPYPGP is encoded by the exons ATGAGTGACTCTAAAGAGCTGGGGCTCCTgg AGGAGGAACGGCTGACAGGCAGCAGCAGTGCATTTTTTGCAGGAGACTTAGGATCACACCAGACTCCTGGATGCAGAAGCTCTGCAG GGTGTCTGGGCCGTGGCCCCCTGGTGCTGCTGTTTCTGGCCTTCATGCTCCTTGCTGTGCTTCTGGTGACCATTGTCATCCAAG TCTCCAAGCTTCCCAGCTCCCTGGGGCAAGAGCAATCCAGGCAGGAGGCGATCTACCAGGAACTGACCCGGCTGAAGGCTGGACCCTGTGAGTTTCCAGAAAGGTCCAGGCAGGAGAAGATCCACCAGGAACTGACCCAGCTGAAGGATGCAGTCG ACCACCTGTGTCGCCCCTGTCCCTGGGACTGGACATTCTTCCAAGGAAACTGTTACTTCTTCTCCAACTCCCAACGGAGCTGGCACGACTCCATCACCGCCtgccaggaggtgggggcccagcTGGTTGTCATCAAAGGCGAGGAGGAGCAG AACTTCCTACAGCTGCAGAGTTCCGGGAGGAACCGCTTCTCCTGGATTGGGATGTCAGACCTGACTCATGAAGGGACGTGGCAGTGGGTGGATGGTTCGCCTCTGCCGCCCAG GGGCTTTGCAGCTTCACCAAGCATTGGAACAGCGGGGAGCCCAACAACATCGGGGAGGAAGACTGTGTGGAAATATTCAGCCAGGGCTGGAACGACCACAGATGCGATACTGCCAAATTCTGGATCTGCAAAAAGTCTGCCGCCTCTTGCTCCAGGGAGGAAGGGCGGgttccttcctcagcccctgctgccccaACCCAGTCTGCTGAAGAGTAGAATGTTCCCCACTTGTAAGGCAGGGTTCCTCCTCCCCTACCCCGGACCTTAA
- the LOC123635417 gene encoding CD209 antigen-like isoform X4 yields the protein MSDSKELGLLEEERLTGSSSAFFAGDLGSHQTPGCRSSAVSKLPSSLGQEQSRQEAIYQELTRLKAGPCEFPERSRQEKIHQELTQLKDAVDHLCRPCPWDWTFFQGNCYFFSNSQRSWHDSITACQEVGAQLVVIKGEEEQNFLQLQSSGRNRFSWIGMSDLTHEGTWQWVDGSPLPPRGFAASPSIGTAGSPTTSGRKTVWKYSARAGTTTDAILPNSGSAKSLPPLAPGRKGGFLPQPLLPQPSLLKSRMFPTCKAGFLLPYPGP from the exons ATGAGTGACTCTAAAGAGCTGGGGCTCCTgg AGGAGGAACGGCTGACAGGCAGCAGCAGTGCATTTTTTGCAGGAGACTTAGGATCACACCAGACTCCTGGATGCAGAAGCTCTGCAG TCTCCAAGCTTCCCAGCTCCCTGGGGCAAGAGCAATCCAGGCAGGAGGCGATCTACCAGGAACTGACCCGGCTGAAGGCTGGACCCTGTGAGTTTCCAGAAAGGTCCAGGCAGGAGAAGATCCACCAGGAACTGACCCAGCTGAAGGATGCAGTCG ACCACCTGTGTCGCCCCTGTCCCTGGGACTGGACATTCTTCCAAGGAAACTGTTACTTCTTCTCCAACTCCCAACGGAGCTGGCACGACTCCATCACCGCCtgccaggaggtgggggcccagcTGGTTGTCATCAAAGGCGAGGAGGAGCAG AACTTCCTACAGCTGCAGAGTTCCGGGAGGAACCGCTTCTCCTGGATTGGGATGTCAGACCTGACTCATGAAGGGACGTGGCAGTGGGTGGATGGTTCGCCTCTGCCGCCCAG GGGCTTTGCAGCTTCACCAAGCATTGGAACAGCGGGGAGCCCAACAACATCGGGGAGGAAGACTGTGTGGAAATATTCAGCCAGGGCTGGAACGACCACAGATGCGATACTGCCAAATTCTGGATCTGCAAAAAGTCTGCCGCCTCTTGCTCCAGGGAGGAAGGGCGGgttccttcctcagcccctgctgccccaACCCAGTCTGCTGAAGAGTAGAATGTTCCCCACTTGTAAGGCAGGGTTCCTCCTCCCCTACCCCGGACCTTAA
- the LOC123635417 gene encoding CD209 antigen-like protein 2 isoform X3: MSDSKELGLLEEERLTGSSSAFFAGDLGSHQTPGCRSSAGCLGRGPLVLLFLAFMLLAVLLVTIVIQVSKLPSSLGQEQSRQEAIYQELTRLKAGPCEFPERSRQEKIHQELTQLKDAVDHLCRPCPWDWTFFQGNCYFFSNSQRSWHDSITACQEVGAQLVVIKGEEEQNFLQLQSSGRNRFSWIGMSDLTHEGTWQWVDGSPLPPSFTKHWNSGEPNNIGEEDCVEIFSQGWNDHRCDTAKFWICKKSAASCSREEGRVPSSAPAAPTQSAEE; encoded by the exons ATGAGTGACTCTAAAGAGCTGGGGCTCCTgg AGGAGGAACGGCTGACAGGCAGCAGCAGTGCATTTTTTGCAGGAGACTTAGGATCACACCAGACTCCTGGATGCAGAAGCTCTGCAG GGTGTCTGGGCCGTGGCCCCCTGGTGCTGCTGTTTCTGGCCTTCATGCTCCTTGCTGTGCTTCTGGTGACCATTGTCATCCAAG TCTCCAAGCTTCCCAGCTCCCTGGGGCAAGAGCAATCCAGGCAGGAGGCGATCTACCAGGAACTGACCCGGCTGAAGGCTGGACCCTGTGAGTTTCCAGAAAGGTCCAGGCAGGAGAAGATCCACCAGGAACTGACCCAGCTGAAGGATGCAGTCG ACCACCTGTGTCGCCCCTGTCCCTGGGACTGGACATTCTTCCAAGGAAACTGTTACTTCTTCTCCAACTCCCAACGGAGCTGGCACGACTCCATCACCGCCtgccaggaggtgggggcccagcTGGTTGTCATCAAAGGCGAGGAGGAGCAG AACTTCCTACAGCTGCAGAGTTCCGGGAGGAACCGCTTCTCCTGGATTGGGATGTCAGACCTGACTCATGAAGGGACGTGGCAGTGGGTGGATGGTTCGCCTCTGCCGCCCAG CTTCACCAAGCATTGGAACAGCGGGGAGCCCAACAACATCGGGGAGGAAGACTGTGTGGAAATATTCAGCCAGGGCTGGAACGACCACAGATGCGATACTGCCAAATTCTGGATCTGCAAAAAGTCTGCCGCCTCTTGCTCCAGGGAGGAAGGGCGGgttccttcctcagcccctgctgccccaACCCAGTCTGCTGAAGAGTAG